ACGTGGTCGACGTCTACGTCGGCCGGCTGCGTCGCAAGCTCGGCTCCGGACCCGAGGTCCCGGCCATCGAGACCGTGCGCGGCCACGGATACCGCCTGGACAAGCCCGCCTGACCCGACGCCGGCTGCCGCCGGCCCGGAATCCCTGCTAATGTTTACCGTATCATTTGGGTGCTGGGGCGGTGGCGATGTTCGAATCCCTGGAGCTGGCGCACGAGATCGGCAAGGCCGAGTACGAGGCGGAGGAGCCGCTGCTGCGCGGCCGGCTGATCGACGCCCAGTTCGACCTGCTCGAGTCCGGGGACTTCCCGGTCATCCTCCTGCTTTCCGGCATCGACGTCCTCGGCCGCAGCGCCGCGGCGAAGCAGCTCCTGAGCTGGATGGATTCCCGGCACATCTGGCCCTACGCCGAGATGCGGCCCAGCGAGGAGGAGCGGGACCGGCCGCGCCTCTGGCGCTTCTGGCGCGCGCTGCCGCCCAAGGGCCGGATCGGCATCTTCCTCAACGCCTGGTACGACGGACCGATGCGCGACTACTTCCTCGGCCGCATCGGCCGCGGCCGCTTCCGGGATCGCATCGAAGAGGGCCTGCGCTTCGAGCGGCTGCTGGCCCAGGACGGCGCGCTCATTCTCAAGGCCTTTCTCTTCCTGCCGAAGAAGCAGAGCCTTAAGGAGCATAAGAAGCTCAAGAAGGCCGGGACCGCGGCCTGGAAGCTCTCCGAGGACGAGGCCGAGCTCGGCAAGGCCTTCGCCAAGCGCTACGACGAAGCCATCGAGATCATCGAAGGGCTGGTGAGCGCGACCAGCGCCGCCCACGCGCCCTGGATCCCCATCGCCAGCGCCGATGCGCGCTACCGCGACCTGACCCTCGGCCGGACCCTGGCCGACGCCGTGCGCGAGCGCCTGGCGGGTGCGGCGCCGGCGATCCCCAGCATCGGCACCAGCACCCTGGGCAGCGGCAGCGGCCCGAACATCCTCGACTCCCTGGACCTCGGCCGCGCCCTGGAGCGCGACGACTACCGCGCCCGGCTCAAGGAAGAGCAGCGCCGCCTGACGGCCTTGACCCTGGGCCGCAAGTTCGAGAGCCGCGCCCTGGTCGCGGTCTTCGAAGGCAACGACGCCGCCGGCAAGGGCGGCAGCATCCGCCGCGTGGTCCAGGCCCTGGACCCGCGGCTGACCCGCGTCATCTCCGTCGCCGCGCCCAGCGACGAGGAGAAGGCGCAGCCCTATCTCTGGCGCTTCTGGCGCCACGTCCCCAGGCACGGACGGATCACCGTCTTCGACCGCTCCTGGTACGGCCGGGTCCTGGTCGAGCGGATCGAGGGCTTCGCCTCCAGGCACGACTGGATGCGCGCCTACGACGAGATCCGCTTCTTCGAGGAGGAGCTGACCGAGGCCGGCATCGTCGTCGTCAAGTTCTGGCTCGCCATCGACAAGAAGGAGCAGCTGCGCCGCTTCAAGGAGCGCGAGAAGATCGGCTACAAGCGCTACAAGATCACCGAGGAGGACTGGCGCAACCGCAAGAAATGGAACGCCTACCGGCAGGCGGTCCACGACATGGTCGACCGCACCAGCACGACCGCCGCGCCCTGGACCCTGGTCGAGGCCAACGACAAGTACCACGCCCGGGTCAAGGTCGTGAAGACCCTCGCCGACCGCCTCAAAGCCGAGCTCTGAACCCGGCGTCTGCGCCCTCATCCAGCTCCGGCTAAGGCTCGGCCCCCGGCCTCGCCAAGCCTCCACATCCCTCTCCCCAGGGAGAGGGAGGGGCCCGGCGCGAAGCGTCGGGAGGGTGAGGGGTCAGGCCCACCGCTGCGACTAAATCGGCCATCTGAACGTCACCCCGCGCCGAGGGCGCGCCTCTACTGCGCCACCGTCCGGCGGTAGAGGTGCCAGGTTGCGTGGCCCAGGATCGGCAGGACCACCACCAGCCCCAGGAACAGCGGCAGCGAGCCGAGCACCAGGCCGCCGGCGACGATCAGGCCCCAGGCGGCGGTGGCCAGCGGGTTGGCGGCGGCGACCCGCACCGAGGTCCCGATCGCGGTGCCGATCCCGACGTCCCGGTCGAGCAGCAGCGGGAAGGACACCACGCTGGTCGCCAGCACCAGCAGGGCGAAGAGGAAGCCGACCCCGATCCCGACCGCGATCATGGTCCAGCCGGCCTCGGTCCCGAGGACCTCGCCGATGAAGGCGGCGAGGGAAGCCGGCGGCTCGGGCCCCAGGGTGTTCAGGTAGATCACCTGCGCGGCGACCAGCCACAGCAGGAAGATCGCCAGCAGGATCAGGCCCAGCACGACGATGGCGCCGAAGGCGGGTGCCGCGATCACCCCGAAGGCCTCGCTCCAGCTCGCCTTGCCGCCCTGCTCGCGGCGCCGGCTCATCTCGTAGAGCCCGACCGCGGCCACCGGTCCGAGCAGCGCGAAGCCCGAGGCGACCGGGAACAGCAGCGGCAGAAGGTCGTGGTCGAAGGCCAGGCGCGCCAGGACCAGGCCGATGATGGGATAGATCAGGCAGAGGAAGACCACGTCGGTCCGGCAGGCGGCGAAGTCGGCCATGCCCCTGCGCAGGACCTCGCTCAGGTCCTCCAGCCCGATCCGCCGGACCGTCAGCGGCCCGGCCTCGGCGCCGGCTTCGCTCCCGCGCAGGGCACGGCCCGTCGACCCGGCGTGCTGCGTCGCCCGCCGGAACTGGTCGGCGCCCCATTCGATGGGATTGCGTATGGTGGCCATGATCCTTCCTTTCGACCGTTTGCACCCTCGGTCGCGACGTCTTCATGGCCTGCCATGTCGTCCAGCCGCAGGCCCGAAGGCGCCGAGACCAGCCACGCTGTTGAGTCTACGCCCCTTGTGCGCCCCTGTCTCCTCACAACTGCGAGATGTGTGCGGGCCCGTCCCCCGCCATTGAGACGCGGCGGCGGGCGGGACCCTCGCACCCCGCGTTTGATCCCCGCACCCTCGGTGAAGGCATCCTGGGTGGCGACCTTGGCGGTCGCGCCCGATATGAACGCAAAGGGAGTCAAACGCGAAAGGAGGTGACGGCCATGGCCGATTTGGAAGGCAAGCGCGCTCTGGTCACCGGCTCGACCAAGGGGATCGGGCGGGCCATCGCCGCGGCTTTCGTCGCACAGGGGGCCCGGGCCGTGGTCCACGGCCGCGATCCGGCGGAGGTCGAGGCGGTGCGCGCGGAGATCGGCGCCGACGCCGGGGTGGCCGGCGACCTGGCGACGGCGGAGGGCTGCGCCCAGGTGATCGCGGCGCTTCCCGCGGCCGGCGAGGTCGAGATCCTGGTCAACAACGCCGGCATCTTCTCGGTCCAGGACTTCTTCGAGATCGAGGACGAGGAGTGGCTGCGCTACTACCAGACCAACGTGCTCAGCGCCATCCGCCTCTGCCGTGCGCTGATGCCGGGCATGCTCGAGCGCGGCCGCGGCCGGATCGTCAACGTCGCCAGCGAGGCCGGGCTCAGGCCCCTGCCGACGATGATCCACTACTCCATGACCAAGACCGACCTCATCGCCCTGTCGCGCGGCCTGGCCGAGCTGACCCGGGGATCCGCGGTCACGGTCAACAGCCTTCTGCCCGGGCCGACCTGGACCGCCGGCGTCGAGTCCTACTTCGAGGGCCTGGCCGCGCAGGAGGGCAAGCCGGTGCAGGAGGTGATCGACACCTACTTCCGGGCGCACGAGCCGACCTCTCTGATTCAGCGCTTCGTGACCGCCGAGGAGGTCGCCGAGGCCGCCGTCTTCCTCGCCGCCAACGGCGCGGTCAACGGCAGCGCCCTGCGCGTCGAAGGCGGCATCGTCCGCGCGCTCTGACCGGCCGCGAGAGGGGGCCGGCTGCGGAAGGCCTCGGCAATCCGGCCCCCGACGAAGTGGTTGCGTCCCGGCCCGGGCGTCATGCATGCTGCCGCGGCGCCCTATGGCGGGGCGGCGATCCGGAGCCTTGACTGCAGCCTCGCAGTCGCACTCGGCTCGCCTCGCGCAGGGGAAGGGCCTGTGCTATATCACGATTGACCTAAACTGCCTGAGGGGGGAAGTGAGATGGGCGGACGCCTACCGGACATCAACGTCGGCGGCCTGTTGGAGCAGCTCAACCTGCGTTTCGGGCCCAATGATGCGATCAAGGAGATGCTCGTCCTGCAGAAGGAGTTCGGCATCTTCTCCGAGGAGCATTCCCTAAAGCAGTCCTTCGCGCTCCTCAACCTGGCGCCGGGCAACAACTGGGCCCATCGGCGCGGCTGGTACGAGTACCTCGTCAAAGACCTCAAAGCCTGTCCCTCGGACAAGAAGGACATGAGCGGCGAGGACCGGATCATTTCGGTCCTGCAGCGCCATCTCGAGAAGGGCGAGCCCATCCCGGTCCATTTCACCACGCACGACTCGCGCAAGGACCCGCGCGTCAAGGTCTCGCCCCGGCCGAAGCTCGCCTTGACCTATTCGACCGAGAACTTCCTGGTCATCTCCCTGCCCATGACTCCGATCGAGAAGAACCGCGCCAAGCGACGAGCCAAGTCCCGCTGAGCGCGGCGCGCCGATGGAGGGCGACGCGCTGTCGAAGCTCGAGTCGGGCGTCGTCCGCTACTACACAGATCGCCTGAAGCGCTTCGGCGCCACGCCCCTGGGAGTCGATTGGAGCTGCATCGCCTCCCAGGAGTTGCGCTTCCTCCAGCTCATGAAGCTCTGCGACTTCGCGGCGCCCTTCTCGCTGAACGACGTCGGCTGCGGCTACGGGGCGCTGGTCGGCTATCTCGCCAAGCGTCACCCGGAGGCCGGGATCGACTACCTGGGCATCGACCTGGCGGCGGCCATGAAGCGCCGGGCCGAGCGGCTCTGGCGGGCCTGTCCCTGGGCCGCCTTCGTCACCGGGACCGCCAACGCCCGGGTCGCGGACTACAGCGTCGCCAGCGGCATCTTCAACGTGAAGCTGGAGCAGCCGCGGCCGACCTGGGAGCGCTTCGTCGCTCTCACCCTGGACGAGATGCACGCGGCCAGCCGCAAGGGCTTCGCCGTGAACTTCATGCTGCCGCGCGACCGGCCCCCGGACAGCGCCGCCGAGCGGGACCTCTACCGGTCGCGGCCGGAGACCTGGATACGGCACTGCGAGCGGGCCTACGGCGCGTCGGTCACCCTGCTCGACGACTACGGCCAGCCGGAGTTCACTCTTCTTGTGCGCCGCAGGGGTTCAGCTTCCTGAGCGTGAGGGCGCGTTCGCGCGTCAGGCGCTTCGAGAAGACGCTCGCGCCGGTCATCTCGATCAGTTTCTCGGCCTGGTCGAACTTGAGCGGCAGCGCCTTTTTCGGCCGCTCGCCCTGGGCGGCGACCAGGGCGGCGGAGTAGATGATCGACGCCCGGCACTCGGCCATCCGCGCGCCGCGCCGCTGGGCGAGCTCGATGGCCTGCTTGGCGACCGACACCGCCTGGCCGAAGGCCCCCGCGCCGTAGTGGCAATCGGCCAGGCTGGCCATCATCTCGGGCTCGAACTCCAGCGCGGCCTTGGCCGATTGCGCGAAGGTGACGCCTTCGGTCAGCTTGCTGGCCGCGCCGTCGAAATCCTTCTCGGCGAAGAGGGCCGCGCCCGAGCAACCCAGGGCGTAGACCTGGAGGTAGGGGTTCTGGCCCTTCTCGGCGATCTGGACGATGCGCGAGGCGTGCTCCCTGGCCAGCTCCGCATCGTCGCGAAAGCAGGCGAGATCGACGAAGGCCAGGTGCGGGATGAACTGCACCGCCGGATCGAGCAGCGACGTCTCGATCGCCAGCACCTTCTGCAGGCAGGCTTCGGCATCGTCGAACTGCCCGCGCCGGACCAGGATCCGCCCGCGCAGGCTCTGCATCCACTGTTCGACGTCGAGGCCCAGGAACTCCTCGTCGAAGGGGTCGATGGCGCGGACTCCCTGGAGCGCGCGGTCGTTCGCCTCCAGCGCTTCGGTCAGGTAGCCGGCCAGGAAGTTCGCGTGACAGAACAGGGCGTTCAAGGTGGCCAGGCGCCCCGGGTTGCCCTGGTCGCCTTCGATCGTCAGGGCCTCCTGGATGCCTGCGATGTAGTCGTCCGCCGAATAGCCGCTGGCCACCGCGATCCGCCCGTCGGCGGCCAGCAGCAGCGAGGTCATGGAGTTGTCGATCTTGCGCGCCCAGACCAGGGCCGCGTCGATGTAGGGCCGGGCCTCTTCGGCGGTCATGCCCTCGCGCCAGCCGAACATGGCGATCTGGCCGCTCGCCCGCATCCGCAGGGTGTCGTGCATCACCGTATGGGGCTGGTCGTCGAGCAGCCGGAGCACCCTGTGCCAGTGCTGCAGGGCCTGCGCGGAGGCGGCGCTGCCGATCCAGACCGCGGCCCGGGCCGCGTAGATCGCCGCGCGCGCCGGCTCGCCGGCGGCCTCGTAGTGGTGCGCGATCAGGGCGGCGAACTCGTCGAGCTTGGCGCTGTACTGGCGGATCAGGGCGACCGCCACCGCGGCATGGAGCTCGCTGCGCCGGCTCTTGAGCTGCTCGTTGTAGGCCACGTCCTGGATCAGCGGATGGCGGAAGAAGTACTCCTGGTCGGAGGACCCGAAGCGCGGCTCGATCAGCTGGGCCTGGTGCAGCCGGTCGATGATGGTCTCGATCTCTTCCCGCGGCATGCCGGCGACTTCCTCGATGATCGACAACGGGAACTCCTTGCCGATGATCGCCGCGATGTGGATGGCGTTCTTCTCCGGCGGCGCCAGGGCGTCGATGCGCGCGCCGATGATGGCCTGCACCGAGGCGGGAAGCAGGTCCTCCTCGGATCGGGGTCCCAGCCGGTAGTCGCCCTTCTCGCCGCGAATGACGCCGCGCTCGGCGAGCGACTGGACCAGCTCCTCGGCGAAGAAGGGATTGCCGCCGCAGCGCTCGACGATCCGCGCCTTGACCGCGCGCAGCTCGGCATGGTCGCCGACCAGCTGCTCGACCAGGGCGCTGGTCGGGCCCGCGTCCAGCTCGTCCAGCTGGATCTCCTCGTAGTGGGGCTGCGCCATCCAGTCCGCCGTGTAGGACCGGCGGAAGTTCACGACCAGCATCGCCTTGGTGCCGGCGATCGCGCGCACGATCGCGCCGACGAACTCCGCGCTCCCGGAGTCTAGCCAGTGCAGGTCCTCGATCAGGATGATGTAGGGCTGCTCGCCCCGCTGCCTGACCATGTGGCCGAGGATCTCGCGCAGCCGCGACTGGCGGGTTCTTTGGGTCCGCAGCGGCACCTCGACCTCGGGATCGTCGATGCCGAGGAACTGGCAGAGCAGCGGGATGTCGGTCGCCGCGTCCAGGCCGGCGACCGTCGGATGCCGCTGCACGCGGTCGCGCGCCGCGGCCTGGTCCTCGGACGAGGAGAGCTCCAGGAACAGGCGCAGGAACTCCAGCACCGGCTGCAGCGGCGTCGCCTGCTTGGACACCAGGGCGCGGGCTTCCAGGACCGGGATGAAGCGCCGCCGGGACCATTCCGCGAACTCGTAGCAAAGCCGGCTCTTGCCGGTGCCGGCGGCGCCCGAGATGCCGACGACTTGCGCGTCGCCGCTTTCGCTACGCTGCAGGGCGCGCTGCAGCTGCCTGAGGTCCTCGACGCGGCCCTGGAAGGGGGTCAGGTTCATGGCCCGGAACTGCTGGCTGGCGACGGCGGGCTTGACCCCCAGCAGGGCATAGGTCTCGACCGGCTTGGAGAAGCCCTTCGCGGTCCGCGGCCCCAGGGCCCGCGCGTCGCAGTGCAGCTTGATCAGGCGGTAGCAGTCGCCGGTCAGGCAGATGGCGCCGGGCTCGGCCATCTGCTCCAGGCGGTTCGCCAGGTGGATCGTCGCGCCGTGCGGCACCGGCTCCGGCCGGTCCTCGTCCTGGGAGACCACGAGCTCGCCGGAGTGCAGCCCGACGCGGACCTTGATCGCGTCGCCGTCCGACTCGAAGGCGCGCTGCATGGCGATCGCGGCCTGGCAGGCGAGCAGGGCGTGCGCCTCCTGGGTGCGCGGCACGCCGAAGACCGCCATGATGCCGTCGCCGAGGGACCGGATGACGGTCCCGCCGAAACGCCTCACCGCCGCGCGCATGATGCCCAGGCTCGGGCGCAGCCGCTCCATCGCCTGCTCGGGGTCGAGCTCGGCGATCAGCTGGGTCGAGCCGACCAGGTCGGCGAAGAGGACGGTGCCCTGCTTGCGTTCGCCCCAGGCCGGGTGGGAGGTGCCTCTCTCGACGGCCTGGTCGCGCGGGGGCGACTCCAGGACGGTCCCGCAGGCGCTGCAGAACTGCGCCTTGGGCTGGTTCTCGTGCCCGCATTTCTGGCAGACAGTGGCAAATGCCACACCGCAGAAGCCGCAGTAGCTGCTAGAGCGACGATTGACGGCGCCGCACGCGTGACATCGCATCCGATGAGCCTCTCGGTTAACTCTGGCGGAGCGGATGACCGGAGACCTTGGCGCCGTCCGGTACCAGAGTCAGCCTCTAGCACGCCTGGGGGCCGAAGTTGGGCGGTATCGTAGGCTAGCCGGGCGCTTGGTGGCAATACGGCTTTTGCCGCCGGGGCTGCCCGTTTTTCCCGGAGCAAGGGCCTGGAACAAGGGTCCGGAGGAAGGGAGTGAAGCCGAGAGTCTTGGGCAGTTCCGAGTTGGCGCGAGGCGTGCCGCCTCGGCGGCGCCGTCGTTGCGGCCGCCGGGCCTGCCGCGCCGGCCCCGGCCTTCTTCGACCCCGTGACTTCACCCGAGGCTCGTGCCGCCCGCCGGGCAGCATCTTCGCGCGCATCGCGTCTTCCGAATCGCCGGGACCGGCCCCGACGCAGCGCGATCGCCGGGCGTCGTCGCCCGGCTCGGCATTTTTCCGAAGCCAAGATCGAGACGAAGTGGAGTTGAAGACGGCATGAAGTTCAACCAAACGCCAGCATCGCGCGTCCGGCCCCGGGAATGGGCGGGGCGGGGCGGACTCTGGGTGGCCGCTCCGTCGAGTTCGGCCCGCGCGGCGAGCGGAGCCGCGGCGCTCCCTGCGCGGCCTGTTGAGGAGAGAACCGTGCTGAAGAAGACGCAAGACGCCTACGACCTGCTGGTTTTCCTCGGCGCGCCCGGGCGCCTGGTGCTTCACGCCCAGCTGGTCGGCGAGGCGGCGGACGAGCTGCTCGACGCGCTGCGTCCGCTCGGCCTCGGGATCCGGGAGGATCTGGTCCGGCTCGGCGTCGTCCTCCACGATGCCGGTAAGATCCTTCACCCCGGCGAGCTCGATGCGCCGGGCGATGCGCACGAGGCCGCCGGAGAGCGGCTGCTGCTCGAGGTCGGCGTCCAGCCCGAGGTGGCGCGCTGTTGCCTCAGCTACGCCCGCTACGAGTCGATGGAGGTCTCCTTCGAGGAGCTCCTGATCGCCCTGTCCGATCGGCTCTGGAAGGGCGTGCGCGTCGGCGCGCTCGAGCTCCGCGTGGTCGATGCCGCCGCCGAGCGGCTGGGCAAGGACCGTTGGGATCTCTTCGCCGACCTCGACGTCTGCTTCGAGCGGATCGCCGCCAAAGGCGACCGCAGGCTGGCCCGCAGCCGCAGCGTCTGACACCAAGGGGCGGAACTCGGGACCCGAGTTCCGCTCGCCGATCTCACCGCGACGCGAAGGGCAGGAAAGGCACGCGCTCGCGCCGCGACACCCGCGGCAGCAGCTCCGCGACGGCGGCCTTGAAGTGCGCGGTCTCCTGGTGCGCGGCCCAGCCGTCCTGGTTCCGGTAGAGCTCGAAAATGAAGAAGCGGGCGGGGTCGTCGGGCGAGCGGTAGGGCAGGAACAGCTTGACCCCCGGCTCGGCCATCGTCGGTGCGATCAGGCCTTCGAGGATCGCGGCCACGGTCTCCGCCTCGCCGTCCTCGGCCTGGATGTCGATGGCCACGACGAAGCCGTCGTTCAATTCCTGCGGCGTGAAGCTGGCGGCTGGCATTTCGGTTCCTCCATCAAAGCAAGGCCGCCCGAGCTTACGGCACCAGCATGCCGGATGCTTCGGTGCCTGTCGAATTGTGCCGTTACCCGCGCTTGGCCAGCTCGTCCTCGAGGTCGGAGACGCGCTCCTCGATCGCGACCACCCGGCGCTCGATCGCCTTCAGCCCCTGGGTCAGCGACCAGGACAGGAAGGCGAGAAAGAGGATGATCGCGATGAAGGCGATGACGCTGGTGAAGTCCATGGGACGTCGTTCTCCCGCTCCGTCGATCGCGATGCCCTATCTTCAGACTGATAGCGCACGACTCCCGGCCAGACGCGAACGCGTCTGATCGGGACCTGCGCTAGCCGAGCGGCCCGGACCAGAACAGAAGGACCAGGACACAGGCCCAGACGATGCCCCAGAAGATCCAGGTGACGTTGGGGTGGGCGGCCTGCCATTCCAGGATTCGCTTGTGCAGCATCGGACCTCGCTCGAAACTCCGTCCGTGTCTGGTCGGGATCTGCCTCAGCCGCGCACGACCCACACCGAGCAGGGCGCGTGCCGGACGACCTGCGAGGCGTTCGAGCCCAGCAGGTAGTCCTTCAGCTCGGGCTTGTGCGCGCCCAGGACGATCAGCTCGGCCCCGACGTCGCGGGCATAGCGCAGGGCCTCCTTGTAGACGCTGCCCAGGCGCACGGCGGGCTCGATCTCCGGGCCCTCGGCGGCGGCCTGTCCCGCGACGATCTCGGCCAGGCGCCGCTTCGCGTCCTCGATCAGCTTGTCCTCGTAGTCTTCCGGTATGAGCTGCGCCACGACGGTCATCTTGAACATCTCGTCGGGCACGATGGTCAGGACGTGAAGCCGCGCCCCGGCGTGCCCGGCGTAGTCGATCGCCGTCGGCAGCGCCTGGCGCCAGGAACTCTCCTCGTCCAGGTCCACGAGAACCACGATGTTGCGCATCCGAATCTCCTCGCTCGGAAGCCTTTCCAAACCCGACGGAAAATGCGCGAGGCCCCGCCACCCCGGCATTGATCTGGGTCAGGGTCCCGCGTTCGCCCATGTCTCGGATCAGACGATCGGCCGGCCGGCGGCCGCCTCTTGCCCGGGCGGGCTCGCGGCGCCTATGGTCCCCGGGGGCGACCAGGGCCTTTCCGCACAGCGGGGCAACGCGTGAGCACGACCGTATTCCTTGCCGTCCTCGCCGCGGCCCTGCTGCACGCGGGGTGGAACGCCCTGGTGAAGGGCGGCGGCGACAAGCACCTGAACATGACCGCCGTCGTCCTCGGCTCGCTGCCGATCGCCCTCGGCCTCCTGGCCTTCGTCCCGGCACCCGCGCGGGAGAGCTGGGGCTACCTGGCCGCCGGCGTCGCGCTGCATGCCGGCTACCATGTGTTCCTGCTTTTCTCCTACCGGATCGGCGAGCTGACCCAGGTCTATCCGATCGCCCGGGGCAGCGCGCCGCTCCTGGTCGCCGGGGTCTCGGTCCTCTTCCTGGGCGTGCCGCTGACCCCGGCCGAGACGCTCGCCGTCCTGGTCATCGCGGCGGGGGTGATGAGCACGGCCCTGGTCCGCCGGAGCGACGGACTGCGCAACCCGCAGGCCGCCCTGCTCGCCGTCGTGACCGGCGGATTCATCGCCGCCTACTCGCTGGTCGACGGCAACGGCGCCCGTCTGGCCGGGACGGCCCTCGGCTTCTATTGCTGGCTCACCATCGGCAACGTCATTCTCTTCGCAGCCTTCATCGCCTGCACCCAGCCGGGCCTGCTCCTGGCGGTGCCTTTGCGGGCCAAGCAGGTTTTCCTTCTCGGCGGTGCGGCGACCTTCATCGCCTACGCGCTGGTGATCTGGGCCTTCACCCAGGCCCCGATCGCCCTGGTCGCGGCGCTGCGCGAGACCAGCATCCTCTTCGCGCTGGTGATCGGTGTCGGCGTCCTGAAGGAACGGCTCGACCTCGCCAAGGTTTTCTCCACCCTGGTCACCCTTCTCGGTGCCGCGTTGATGCGCCTCTCGAAGTCCTAGGACCGCAGCCCCCGAGAGCAGACAAGCGCCCTCGAGGCCGCTAGCATGGCCGCGTTCGGCGACCCCTGTCTCGGTTTCGCTCGTCCCGCCATGCAGTTCGCCGCCTTCCACGACCTCCACCTTCCGGCGCTGGAGCGCGACGAGGCGCGGCACAACCTGCCGCTGGGACTCCTGGCCGCGGTCCGGTCGGGACACGCGCCCGAGCCGCGTCGGTGGAGCCTAGGCGGGCCGGGAGTCTGCGCGCTGCAGGTTGCGGGCCGGCCGATCGTCCTCGGCGATCTCGGACGGCGGCAGTGCGCGACGCTGGCCGAGGCGACCCGCGACGAGGACTACCCCGCGGTGCAGGGCCCGGACCTGACGGCGCGCTGGTTCGTCGCGCGCGCGATGGAGCTGGGGCTCGGCTTCGGCGACCCCGCGCCACAGCAGATCCTGGCGCTGCGCGCGGCGCCGCGCGACCCTCGGGCCCCCGGCCGGTCGCGCCCGGTCACGACCGCCGACGCCCCGCTCTTGGCCGACTGGATGACCGACTTTAACCGCGAGGCCGTTCCCCAGGACCCGCCGCCCGAAGGGCCGGGCCTGGCGCGCAAGGCGGGCCAGGGCGACTATCTCTTCTGGGAAGTCGAGGGCCGGCCGGTCTCCCTGGCCGGCATCGTGCGCCGCAGCCGCCGCGCCGCGGCCATCGGCCCGGTCTACACGCCGCCCGCGCAGCGCGGCCGCGGCTACGCCGGCGCGGCCACCGCCGCGGTGGTGAAACGGATCCATGCCGAGGGTCGGACCACGGCCTGCCTCTACTGCGACCCCCGCAATCCCGCCGCCAAGCGCTGCTACGTCAAGCTCGGCTTCGAGCCCGTCTGCG
This region of Kiloniellales bacterium genomic DNA includes:
- the pap gene encoding polyphosphate:AMP phosphotransferase is translated as MFESLELAHEIGKAEYEAEEPLLRGRLIDAQFDLLESGDFPVILLLSGIDVLGRSAAAKQLLSWMDSRHIWPYAEMRPSEEERDRPRLWRFWRALPPKGRIGIFLNAWYDGPMRDYFLGRIGRGRFRDRIEEGLRFERLLAQDGALILKAFLFLPKKQSLKEHKKLKKAGTAAWKLSEDEAELGKAFAKRYDEAIEIIEGLVSATSAAHAPWIPIASADARYRDLTLGRTLADAVRERLAGAAPAIPSIGTSTLGSGSGPNILDSLDLGRALERDDYRARLKEEQRRLTALTLGRKFESRALVAVFEGNDAAGKGGSIRRVVQALDPRLTRVISVAAPSDEEKAQPYLWRFWRHVPRHGRITVFDRSWYGRVLVERIEGFASRHDWMRAYDEIRFFEEELTEAGIVVVKFWLAIDKKEQLRRFKEREKIGYKRYKITEEDWRNRKKWNAYRQAVHDMVDRTSTTAAPWTLVEANDKYHARVKVVKTLADRLKAEL
- a CDS encoding DUF2189 domain-containing protein codes for the protein MATIRNPIEWGADQFRRATQHAGSTGRALRGSEAGAEAGPLTVRRIGLEDLSEVLRRGMADFAACRTDVVFLCLIYPIIGLVLARLAFDHDLLPLLFPVASGFALLGPVAAVGLYEMSRRREQGGKASWSEAFGVIAAPAFGAIVVLGLILLAIFLLWLVAAQVIYLNTLGPEPPASLAAFIGEVLGTEAGWTMIAVGIGVGFLFALLVLATSVVSFPLLLDRDVGIGTAIGTSVRVAAANPLATAAWGLIVAGGLVLGSLPLFLGLVVVLPILGHATWHLYRRTVAQ
- a CDS encoding SDR family oxidoreductase — encoded protein: MADLEGKRALVTGSTKGIGRAIAAAFVAQGARAVVHGRDPAEVEAVRAEIGADAGVAGDLATAEGCAQVIAALPAAGEVEILVNNAGIFSVQDFFEIEDEEWLRYYQTNVLSAIRLCRALMPGMLERGRGRIVNVASEAGLRPLPTMIHYSMTKTDLIALSRGLAELTRGSAVTVNSLLPGPTWTAGVESYFEGLAAQEGKPVQEVIDTYFRAHEPTSLIQRFVTAEEVAEAAVFLAANGAVNGSALRVEGGIVRAL
- a CDS encoding adenylate/guanylate cyclase domain-containing protein, whose amino-acid sequence is MRCHACGAVNRRSSSYCGFCGVAFATVCQKCGHENQPKAQFCSACGTVLESPPRDQAVERGTSHPAWGERKQGTVLFADLVGSTQLIAELDPEQAMERLRPSLGIMRAAVRRFGGTVIRSLGDGIMAVFGVPRTQEAHALLACQAAIAMQRAFESDGDAIKVRVGLHSGELVVSQDEDRPEPVPHGATIHLANRLEQMAEPGAICLTGDCYRLIKLHCDARALGPRTAKGFSKPVETYALLGVKPAVASQQFRAMNLTPFQGRVEDLRQLQRALQRSESGDAQVVGISGAAGTGKSRLCYEFAEWSRRRFIPVLEARALVSKQATPLQPVLEFLRLFLELSSSEDQAAARDRVQRHPTVAGLDAATDIPLLCQFLGIDDPEVEVPLRTQRTRQSRLREILGHMVRQRGEQPYIILIEDLHWLDSGSAEFVGAIVRAIAGTKAMLVVNFRRSYTADWMAQPHYEEIQLDELDAGPTSALVEQLVGDHAELRAVKARIVERCGGNPFFAEELVQSLAERGVIRGEKGDYRLGPRSEEDLLPASVQAIIGARIDALAPPEKNAIHIAAIIGKEFPLSIIEEVAGMPREEIETIIDRLHQAQLIEPRFGSSDQEYFFRHPLIQDVAYNEQLKSRRSELHAAVAVALIRQYSAKLDEFAALIAHHYEAAGEPARAAIYAARAAVWIGSAASAQALQHWHRVLRLLDDQPHTVMHDTLRMRASGQIAMFGWREGMTAEEARPYIDAALVWARKIDNSMTSLLLAADGRIAVASGYSADDYIAGIQEALTIEGDQGNPGRLATLNALFCHANFLAGYLTEALEANDRALQGVRAIDPFDEEFLGLDVEQWMQSLRGRILVRRGQFDDAEACLQKVLAIETSLLDPAVQFIPHLAFVDLACFRDDAELAREHASRIVQIAEKGQNPYLQVYALGCSGAALFAEKDFDGAASKLTEGVTFAQSAKAALEFEPEMMASLADCHYGAGAFGQAVSVAKQAIELAQRRGARMAECRASIIYSAALVAAQGERPKKALPLKFDQAEKLIEMTGASVFSKRLTRERALTLRKLNPCGAQEE
- a CDS encoding HD domain-containing protein — its product is MLKKTQDAYDLLVFLGAPGRLVLHAQLVGEAADELLDALRPLGLGIREDLVRLGVVLHDAGKILHPGELDAPGDAHEAAGERLLLEVGVQPEVARCCLSYARYESMEVSFEELLIALSDRLWKGVRVGALELRVVDAAAERLGKDRWDLFADLDVCFERIAAKGDRRLARSRSV
- a CDS encoding putative quinol monooxygenase; protein product: MPAASFTPQELNDGFVVAIDIQAEDGEAETVAAILEGLIAPTMAEPGVKLFLPYRSPDDPARFFIFELYRNQDGWAAHQETAHFKAAVAELLPRVSRRERVPFLPFASR
- a CDS encoding universal stress protein, with the translated sequence MRNIVVLVDLDEESSWRQALPTAIDYAGHAGARLHVLTIVPDEMFKMTVVAQLIPEDYEDKLIEDAKRRLAEIVAGQAAAEGPEIEPAVRLGSVYKEALRYARDVGAELIVLGAHKPELKDYLLGSNASQVVRHAPCSVWVVRG
- a CDS encoding EamA family transporter translates to MSTTVFLAVLAAALLHAGWNALVKGGGDKHLNMTAVVLGSLPIALGLLAFVPAPARESWGYLAAGVALHAGYHVFLLFSYRIGELTQVYPIARGSAPLLVAGVSVLFLGVPLTPAETLAVLVIAAGVMSTALVRRSDGLRNPQAALLAVVTGGFIAAYSLVDGNGARLAGTALGFYCWLTIGNVILFAAFIACTQPGLLLAVPLRAKQVFLLGGAATFIAYALVIWAFTQAPIALVAALRETSILFALVIGVGVLKERLDLAKVFSTLVTLLGAALMRLSKS